The genome window TAAGCAGAGTCATGGCAAACAACAGTATTCCAATCCCCAGATGAACTGCGACTAGTACTGCATGCAGTTTTAGATCAATTACCAATGCGCCAAGAGTAACCTGGGTTACTACAAAAATTGCTGCAAGCGTGCCGGTTATCTTGATTTTTCTATCAGACTGCTTGTTTAGCCACACTCCAATTGCTGTTGCCACTATCAGGGCTCCAGTAGTTGCAGCGACAAACCTGTGCGTCCACTCTATGAGATATTCCTCATCAGGCATGATTCCGTTTGGACACAAAGGCCAGTCAGGGCACGACAGTCCAAGTCCTGCCGAAGAGACGTATCCACCAATAAACATCAGAGAATACAAAACTACAAGCGATGCTAGTGCGATATATTTCAAAAACAAGTTAAGGCTCTACTATGAAATTTCCCTGCATGCCAAGCAAGGCATGTCCTGGAACTGTACAGACGTAATGGTATGAACCCGGTGCGCCTGCAGTAAACGTAACCTCTCCGGTTTCGCCAGGCTTCATAGGATTGTTTGCAGACTTTATGGCGGAATTGAACACTATGGTGGCTGGGTCATCCACATCAGACACTACTGCAAATGAGTGGAAAGATTTTCCGGCATTTTCTACTTTGAATGTAACGGAATCGCCAGATTTTACTTTAAATTCCGGATTGCTTCCTTCTTCGCCAGGTAGTGCGTTGAACACTAGTGTCTTAAAGTCTGGAGATTCGATAAACTTGAGATCAAAATTGTGGCTGATTCCAGTTGGCGCTGCTGCCTTTGGAGCCGCTTCTGCTGAGCCGACGTTTATTTTTCCAACCATTCCCATTTCCCTGTGCCCTGGAACTGTGCAAATGTAATAGTATGTGCCTTCCTTGCTTGGGACGAATGCAGACTCGCCACTTTCTCCAGGCTTCATAGGATTGTTTGCAGTGCTTATTTCGGTGCCAGGGATGATTCCCTCAAAGCCCTCTTCTGCCGCTGTAACGCCAAATGCATGGAATGATTTTCCATTATTTGCAACGAGGAACTCGATGCGGTCACCAACGCTTGCATTGATTTCTGGGTTATGTCCTTCTTCGCCAGGCAGTGCATTAAACGCCAGAGTCCTAAAGTCTGGAGACTCGACAAAGTTCAGATGAACGTCAAATTGTTTTCCTGTAGCTGCCATTCCGCCAGATGATTCTACTGGCGCTGCGTGCATTTGGTTTCCAGGCGGCATTGATATCCAATAATCCCAAAAGCTAAAGAATATGGCACCACCTGCAATGCTGATACCCAGCATTATGACTAGCATCTTTGTCGTTCTTGCCGGTGTTGTCCTGTAGATTGTTTCGTTGTGTTGTTCCATGTTTAATCACTCAATGATGCGGGTTTTTGGCCTGGTGTGGGAAGTAGTACTTGCCTCCCAGTCCCCATGGGTCGTCCATGTTGGCCTCCTTTCCTTTGCCTGCACTGTAAATCATGTTTATTAGCCAAATTACCATACCTGCGCCAATTATCATTGCTCCGACGGATGCAATTTGGTTCATTATGATGTATTCTGGAGATGGTATGTAGTCGAAAACTCTTCTTGGCATTCCGTATAGTCCAAGTACGTGCTGCGTAAAGAAGACCATTACTGTTCCAGCAAAGGACATGATGAAGTGGACTTTGCCCCAGGTCTCATTGTACATTCTTCCTGTGATGTATGGGAACATGTAGTACAGGAATCCGATTGAGCCAAATGCGATCGTACCCATTACAAAGAGGTGGAAGTGTCCTACTACCCAGTAAGAGTCGTGTGTGATAAAGTCAAACGGCATTGCGGCATTTGCTACTCCGCCTGCTCCTGCAGAGAAGAACAGTGCGATTCCTCCAACTGCCCACATCATCGGTGTTGCAAATCTAATTCGCCCGCCCCACATTGTGGCTATAAAGTTAAACACGTGCATTCCAGATGCTGGAACTGCTGCAAGGGTTCCAATCATGAATACTGTCTTTTCTGTAAACGACATGCCGGTTGCATACATGTGGTGTGCCCATGATGAGAAACTTACTATACTTAGCATGACAAATGCGAAAATTCCAGAAGACTGGCTAAAGATCGGCTTTCTTGAGAATCGAGGGATTATTTCGTACATCATTCCGATTGCAGGAATTACCAATACGTATACTTCGGGATGGAATGTAAACCAGAACAAGTGCTGGTATGCTATTGGGTCTCCGCCCTTTGACGGATCAAAGAATCCAGATACGCCCAGTCTGTCAGTTAGCAGCATGACAAGTGCGGCTGCAAACGTAGGAACTGCGACTATAACAATTAGTGATGCTGACAGGAACGACCATGCCAAAAGCGGGACTTTGCTTAGAGGCAGGTCAGGATGCTTGCATTTTAGAATAGTAACTATGAAGTTAATTGCGCCAAGTACTGATGAGACACCAAGTATTTTCTGCGCAAAGATCCACATGTCTGCTGAAGGGCCAGGTGATCTGATTGCGGAGTATGGAGGTGTCGCATACCATGTAAAGTCTGCAAAGCCAAGCCAGATTAGTGCGCCTGCAGGCGGAATCATCCAGAATGCAACTGCGTTGAGCTTTGGATATGCCATGTCCTTGTATCTGACCATGATTGGAACAAAATAGTTGCCAACACCTGATGCAAACGGAAGCAAGAACAGAAATATCATTGCAGTGCCATGAACGGTAAATATTCTGTTAAACGTCATAGAGTCAGCGATTATTTGGGTGCCTGGGAAGAACAGCTCCGCTCTAATTCCAAGTGCAAGTGCGCCACCCATAAAGAAGAATGCAATCGAGGTTATGGTGTACAGTAAACCTACGTCGGTGTGATGGGTTGAAAACATTATTTGCCAAATTGGGCGCGGCTTTTGTAGTTCTAGGACCATCTTAGAGAGACACCTCAAGTTCTTTTATTAAGTTATTAGTTTTGATCAATTTCATTCCTCCACGATTAGGGTTCCCCTCATGTTGTAATGGAGCAAACCGCAGTACTCTCTGCACTGGATGATGTATTCTCCTGCCTCGTCAGGTACAAACCAGGCGGTGTTGACTCTGCCTACGATGGCATCCTGTAATATGACATAATCATGAATGTTAAAAGAATGGTTGACGTCCTTTGCGGTTATTTCAAATTTGTACGGCTGGCCTTTCTTTAGGTGTAATTCGCCTACCTCTTTGGTTCCGTCTGCATGTTCAAATGTCCAAAACCACTGCTGTCCTACTACCTTGATTACCTCTGCGTCAGCAGGCGTATGCTCTACTAGTCTTTCAACGTTCCAAGCCTCTGCACCAACATATGCTAGCAGGCATATGACAACTCCAACATAAATCCACTCAGGCCAGTTAGAATGTCCGCTCATCTACCATTCCGTTCCTTCGTATTTTGTAGGTTTGGCATGTGGATGCGATTCTCTAAATCTCCATACCAGCCAGATAAGCGTACCAGATACTACAGCACCAACAGTGAATGCTATGGTCATCATTTTGAAAAATAGGTTCCAAATCTCAACTTTACGGTTCACATACTCATGAGCGTCCGTCGCTGCAAATACTAGCTGAATTGTCGGCAATACTATCAAAATAGTCAAAACTGACATTAACGCAATTGTTTTGTCCATGACCGGTTACAGCCCGTGACCTTAGAATTCTATTTAAGGGTTTTGTAAATTCTTAGAAAGGTTCCTGATCGTATCTTTCAGAATTCATTGCATTAATTGCAGACAATGAAAATTTGCCCTGCTCTTGTCTAATTATGGTAAGTGACGCGTTTGCAATTATAAGCTCAAAAAGTGATCTTGGAGTGAGATTCAAAATGTTTGAGATCATTGCCTTAATCGGGTCCATGTGTGTTACAAAAAGCACGTTTTGTTCCCGGTGTTTTTTGGATGCATAGTCCACTATATCGAGCACTCTTCTTCTTACCTCGGCAAACGTCTCAACGCCATTTTCTTCAATTGTCGGATGGCCTTCATAGAATTTCAAGAACACGTTTCCGTGCTTTGCAAACAATTCGTCGTACGGCATTCCGGAAAACCTGCCCATCTCCAATTCATACAGCCTTTCGTCGATTGTGGTTCCAAGTCCAATGTGGCTGCCAACAATTTCTGCTGTGTTTTTTGCCCGCTCGATCGGACTTGCATAGATGTGAGAGATGTTAAACGACTTTAGGAATTTTCCAATATCGTTTGCTTGTGCTACTCCTTTTTCGGTTAGCGGAATTCCAGATGCCCTTCCTGCCAAAACGCGTTCGGTGTTGTTTCTTGCTTGGCCGTGGCGCAGGAATATGATTAATCCCAATTTTTTAAATTTCAAAAAAAGATAATAATAACATTACCTGCCTGCGAATATGAAGATAGGTATAATCGGAGGCACCGGCGGCATGGGAAAAGGCTTTGCGCTAAGATGGTGCCTAAAGCACGATGTTTTGATCGGATCGCGCGACTCTCAAAGAGCGTCAGATGCTGCATCCGAATATGTCAGCATTGCAAAAGAATCTCATGGTGGAATTGGCGGAACCATTGCCGGTAAGGACAACATATCGGTTGCAGAGCAAAGCGACGTTTTGATTTTGGCAATTCCATATGAGAACATTGATTCTATATGCTCTGAATTGCTTGGAAAAATTAAAGACAGTTGCATCGTAATTTCTCCGATTGTACCAATGGTAAAAACGGAAACCGGTTTTGAGTTTATTCCAATAAAGGAGGGCAAGCCGTTTGCACACCAGATGGTTCAAAAATACATGAAGAACAAAACAAAATTGGTTTCTGCGTTTCATGTTATTTCAGAAAAAAAGCTTGTTGATCCCAAATTAGCACTGGATTACGACATTTTTGTTTGCGGTGACGACAAAGAATCGCTAGACGTGGTCAACGGTCTTATTTTGGAGATCAAAGGCCTAAGGGCAATCTTTCTTGGCTCAGGCGCACTGGCATACTTGGCAGAAATGTCAACGCCACTTCTCTTGAATGCGATGATAAAAAACAAGATGAAAAACCCGGGCATCAAGATCCTATAATGAGTCAATACTATCCGCGTCGTGGCAGAAACTGGTACTCTGCCATGGGCGTCCTGTTTATCGTAGTTGGCGGAATCGTCGTGGTAAGGGATGTTTTAATATGGAGTCCTGACTTTGTTTTGGACTTTCTTTTGAATTCGGAAATCACAAATGCAAAGATTTCACTTGGAATGTTTGTATTTGGAGGAATACTTGTAGGAATTGGGTTTAGGAAGAAAATTGTTTAAGAAAACCAAATTCCTAAGAGAGCAGAAAATTCTTCGTCTAGCCACTGTTGACAAAAAGGGAAACCCGCATCTTGTTCCTGTCTGGTACAACTATACGGGGACAAAATTCCACATCGGGACAAACACCAGGACAAAGAAGGCAAAAAACATTCAAAAAAACAACAAAGTGTGCTTTTGCATAGATGACGGGGTTTGGTCGCCCATACATGGAATGATGGGAAATGGAAAGGCAAGACTGATTCTGAAAGAAGTCACAGTTAAAAAAATTGCAAAAAAAATTCTTCTTCGCTATTTCAAGAATTTGGAAGGCAAGTCCGCAAAGGAATTGCTAGATAACACAGATTGCATCATAGAGATAACCCCAGGCAAAATTACTACTTGGGAATACTGACGAATTTTTCTATCTCATTTAACGCGTAATCTAGCGTACCAAGATCAGGCAAAAAGACCAGCCTAAAGTGGCCGCTGCCATATTTTGTTCCAAAACCAGAGCCGTGAACTGTCAGCACTCCAGTTTTTTTGAGCAGTTCCATTACGAATTCCTGATCGGACTTGTATCGGTTGTTTTCAATTTTTGGAAAAGCGTAAAACGCTCCCTTTGGATTTGGACATGAGAGTCCTTGAATGGAATTGATTCTTTTCACTACAAAGTCTCTTCGCTTTTTTAGCTCAGACACAAACTCGGAGATGTACCCCTGTGGGCCTCTGAGTGATTCCAGTGCTGCATACTGGACAGGCAGATTTGTCGATATTCTGACGCGTGCTAATTTTGGCAGATGCTCGCGCAATGATTCTAGTTTTTTAGACTGGTTAAATCCGACATAGCCTATTCTCCAGCCAGACATCAGGTGAACTTTGGAAAATCCGTTTAGCAGTATGACAGGCGAATCCTTTGCCACTTTTCCTATCCCTGTGAATTTTTCATCAAATACAATTTGATCATAAATTTCGTCACAGATGATGTAGAGGTCGTGCTCGTTTGCCAAATCGACTAGATTCTTTAGAGACTTTTCGCTAAACACAACGCCTGTTGGGTTGTTTGGTGAGATGAGGCATATGGCAACTGTTTTTGATGTGATTTTTGATTTGACGTCATCCATGTCTGGAGTTGAATTGTTCAGATCAACTGCAAACTCTACTGGAATGCCGCCGTGCAGTCTTACATATGACGCGTATGGCGGATAATATGGTCCTGGAAGCAGGACCTCGTCTCCTTCTTCCACTATAGACGACATCACCATGTCTAGTGCTTCTGACACGCCGTTTGTCACAAGTATGTCATCTGATCCGACTGCGAGTCCTTTTGCGTTTTCTTTTTTTGCTATTGCTTCTCGTAATTCAGGCAGTCCTTCAGATGCGGCATAATAGTTGTTTCCAGATTTGATGGAGCGTATCATTGCATCCTTGACGTTTTCTGGAGGCTGGAACCCAAACTGGACAGGATCACCTATATTCAGGTACGTGATCTTTTTTCCTTGCTTTTCCACCAGACGTGCTGCAGAGACGATATCTCTAATTGCATATTCTACGCCAGCTACTTTTTTTGAGACCTTCAAATATCTAGACAGATATTTAGCCCCGTTAAAGTCTTACCCCTTTGGACTCGTAGCACAGTCTGGACAGTGCGGGCGGCTTCGGACCGCCAGGTCGAGGGATCGAAGCCCTCCGAGCCCTCTTTTCTCTT of Candidatus Nitrosotenuis sp. DW1 contains these proteins:
- a CDS encoding COX15/CtaA family protein, yielding MFIGGYVSSAGLGLSCPDWPLCPNGIMPDEEYLIEWTHRFVAATTGALIVATAIGVWLNKQSDRKIKITGTLAAIFVVTQVTLGALVIDLKLHAVLVAVHLGIGILLFAMTLLTVLFAFRMSKAVIPART
- a CDS encoding plastocyanin/azurin family copper-binding protein gives rise to the protein MEQHNETIYRTTPARTTKMLVIMLGISIAGGAIFFSFWDYWISMPPGNQMHAAPVESSGGMAATGKQFDVHLNFVESPDFRTLAFNALPGEEGHNPEINASVGDRIEFLVANNGKSFHAFGVTAAEEGFEGIIPGTEISTANNPMKPGESGESAFVPSKEGTYYYICTVPGHREMGMVGKINVGSAEAAPKAAAPTGISHNFDLKFIESPDFKTLVFNALPGEEGSNPEFKVKSGDSVTFKVENAGKSFHSFAVVSDVDDPATIVFNSAIKSANNPMKPGETGEVTFTAGAPGSYHYVCTVPGHALLGMQGNFIVEP
- a CDS encoding cytochrome c oxidase subunit I; the encoded protein is MVLELQKPRPIWQIMFSTHHTDVGLLYTITSIAFFFMGGALALGIRAELFFPGTQIIADSMTFNRIFTVHGTAMIFLFLLPFASGVGNYFVPIMVRYKDMAYPKLNAVAFWMIPPAGALIWLGFADFTWYATPPYSAIRSPGPSADMWIFAQKILGVSSVLGAINFIVTILKCKHPDLPLSKVPLLAWSFLSASLIVIVAVPTFAAALVMLLTDRLGVSGFFDPSKGGDPIAYQHLFWFTFHPEVYVLVIPAIGMMYEIIPRFSRKPIFSQSSGIFAFVMLSIVSFSSWAHHMYATGMSFTEKTVFMIGTLAAVPASGMHVFNFIATMWGGRIRFATPMMWAVGGIALFFSAGAGGVANAAMPFDFITHDSYWVVGHFHLFVMGTIAFGSIGFLYYMFPYITGRMYNETWGKVHFIMSFAGTVMVFFTQHVLGLYGMPRRVFDYIPSPEYIIMNQIASVGAMIIGAGMVIWLINMIYSAGKGKEANMDDPWGLGGKYYFPHQAKNPHH
- a CDS encoding cupredoxin domain-containing protein, with the translated sequence MSGHSNWPEWIYVGVVICLLAYVGAEAWNVERLVEHTPADAEVIKVVGQQWFWTFEHADGTKEVGELHLKKGQPYKFEITAKDVNHSFNIHDYVILQDAIVGRVNTAWFVPDEAGEYIIQCREYCGLLHYNMRGTLIVEE
- a CDS encoding histidine phosphatase family protein, with the protein product MGLIIFLRHGQARNNTERVLAGRASGIPLTEKGVAQANDIGKFLKSFNISHIYASPIERAKNTAEIVGSHIGLGTTIDERLYELEMGRFSGMPYDELFAKHGNVFLKFYEGHPTIEENGVETFAEVRRRVLDIVDYASKKHREQNVLFVTHMDPIKAMISNILNLTPRSLFELIIANASLTIIRQEQGKFSLSAINAMNSERYDQEPF
- the npdG gene encoding NADPH-dependent F420 reductase yields the protein MKIGIIGGTGGMGKGFALRWCLKHDVLIGSRDSQRASDAASEYVSIAKESHGGIGGTIAGKDNISVAEQSDVLILAIPYENIDSICSELLGKIKDSCIVISPIVPMVKTETGFEFIPIKEGKPFAHQMVQKYMKNKTKLVSAFHVISEKKLVDPKLALDYDIFVCGDDKESLDVVNGLILEIKGLRAIFLGSGALAYLAEMSTPLLLNAMIKNKMKNPGIKIL
- a CDS encoding pyridoxamine 5'-phosphate oxidase family protein: MFKKTKFLREQKILRLATVDKKGNPHLVPVWYNYTGTKFHIGTNTRTKKAKNIQKNNKVCFCIDDGVWSPIHGMMGNGKARLILKEVTVKKIAKKILLRYFKNLEGKSAKELLDNTDCIIEITPGKITTWEY
- a CDS encoding aminotransferase class I/II-fold pyridoxal phosphate-dependent enzyme gives rise to the protein MKVSKKVAGVEYAIRDIVSAARLVEKQGKKITYLNIGDPVQFGFQPPENVKDAMIRSIKSGNNYYAASEGLPELREAIAKKENAKGLAVGSDDILVTNGVSEALDMVMSSIVEEGDEVLLPGPYYPPYASYVRLHGGIPVEFAVDLNNSTPDMDDVKSKITSKTVAICLISPNNPTGVVFSEKSLKNLVDLANEHDLYIICDEIYDQIVFDEKFTGIGKVAKDSPVILLNGFSKVHLMSGWRIGYVGFNQSKKLESLREHLPKLARVRISTNLPVQYAALESLRGPQGYISEFVSELKKRRDFVVKRINSIQGLSCPNPKGAFYAFPKIENNRYKSDQEFVMELLKKTGVLTVHGSGFGTKYGSGHFRLVFLPDLGTLDYALNEIEKFVSIPK